A region from the Campylobacter subantarcticus LMG 24377 genome encodes:
- a CDS encoding pentapeptide repeat-containing protein, whose amino-acid sequence MKENIYNIDLEIPYSGIFIKGLDDEKLTISLDILKFMEINTEKLESLGGKLDVGELAKPLNPYIIYKTLEENHKNNFNGIKIIDKIEEENNIVYYFNFGLTLDTFIGQIKENIDEILLKKINQMKNFISFCCFSCEIVGDATSILPSELKNLKNSYGYEGKNYKSIFKREVYINYSCFERIVFSNCKFESKVSLHAVDGSNKKIAFFNGVDFSNCVFEDEINFKFFVSGTPLPDGKYYNNEKDTIFKNCVFKKRVDFHNSKFVNSVYFNNSYFKDYVDFHECKFEKSACFYGVTFEKTPNFSACYFKEQKAVNLTNVNIDKLDFKSIEDYIEDNYQDEAYKNKIENIQSEEKEKINLINNKHQLRCAKNLKDSFRVIKDVLISQNNILEAQEWHKLELYTKEKETMIKATSINDNIDSKNTTVKFLKEELYNFTEWINFTLLFVYRNTSNHHTSFLKILNFTVVMIALYASFLFWLQNDGAIKSVYGFIVVLAFAAVIIIAFVSLITCKSIFKLRTSRFFLFVSMGCGIFLLLCFQTLEALIVCCYILLASSISLMFFCKKYLRFFIVALAYIVFSVVLIEKPQFINPFIGVFSSEKLHESKIEKAIQDLNSSSILNLAKISHKDFNLSWHYQDVSFVELDAAKKLIIENKDNILDLKEQNLTIATEFLGKKYTEISKAIKQDKITSNVIKSTSVLYSIILLLCIFSLQKTARKNSIVPS is encoded by the coding sequence ATGAAAGAAAATATATATAACATTGATTTAGAAATACCATATAGTGGTATTTTTATAAAGGGTTTAGATGATGAAAAACTAACTATTTCTTTAGATATATTAAAATTTATGGAAATCAATACAGAAAAACTTGAATCTTTAGGTGGTAAGCTAGATGTTGGAGAATTAGCTAAACCATTAAATCCATATATTATTTATAAAACTTTAGAAGAAAATCATAAAAATAACTTTAATGGCATTAAAATTATAGACAAAATAGAAGAAGAAAATAACATTGTTTATTATTTTAATTTTGGATTAACATTAGATACTTTTATAGGACAAATAAAAGAAAATATAGATGAAATTTTATTAAAAAAAATAAACCAAATGAAAAATTTTATATCGTTTTGCTGTTTTTCTTGTGAAATAGTAGGAGACGCCACTTCAATTCTCCCAAGTGAGCTTAAAAATTTAAAAAATAGTTATGGCTATGAAGGAAAAAACTATAAAAGCATTTTTAAAAGAGAAGTTTATATAAATTATAGCTGCTTCGAAAGAATAGTTTTTTCAAATTGCAAATTTGAATCTAAAGTATCTTTACATGCAGTTGATGGAAGTAATAAGAAAATTGCTTTTTTTAATGGCGTAGATTTTTCAAATTGTGTTTTTGAAGATGAGATAAACTTTAAATTTTTTGTATCAGGAACGCCATTACCTGATGGTAAATACTATAACAATGAAAAAGACACTATATTTAAGAATTGTGTATTTAAAAAAAGAGTTGATTTTCACAATTCTAAATTTGTTAATAGTGTATATTTTAATAATTCTTATTTTAAAGATTATGTTGATTTTCATGAATGTAAATTTGAAAAATCAGCTTGTTTTTATGGAGTAACATTTGAAAAAACTCCAAATTTTAGTGCTTGTTATTTTAAAGAGCAAAAAGCTGTAAATTTAACAAATGTCAATATAGATAAATTAGATTTTAAATCAATTGAAGATTATATAGAAGATAATTATCAAGATGAAGCTTATAAGAACAAAATTGAAAATATACAAAGCGAAGAAAAAGAAAAAATAAATCTGATTAATAATAAACATCAATTAAGATGTGCTAAAAATTTAAAAGATTCTTTCAGGGTTATAAAAGATGTTTTGATAAGTCAAAATAATATTTTAGAGGCTCAAGAATGGCATAAACTAGAACTTTATACAAAAGAAAAAGAAACTATGATAAAAGCTACAAGTATAAATGATAATATAGATTCTAAAAATACTACTGTAAAATTTTTAAAAGAAGAATTATATAATTTTACTGAATGGATTAATTTTACATTGTTGTTTGTATATAGAAACACTAGTAATCACCACACAAGTTTTTTAAAAATACTTAATTTCACAGTTGTAATGATTGCATTGTATGCTTCATTTCTTTTTTGGCTACAAAACGATGGTGCTATTAAATCGGTTTATGGTTTTATAGTTGTACTAGCTTTTGCAGCGGTTATAATTATAGCTTTCGTTTCTTTGATTACTTGTAAAAGCATATTTAAATTACGCACATCTCGATTTTTTTTATTTGTGAGTATGGGATGTGGTATATTTTTATTATTATGTTTTCAAACTTTAGAGGCTCTTATTGTATGTTGTTATATTTTATTAGCTTCTTCTATTAGTTTGATGTTTTTTTGTAAAAAATACCTGCGTTTTTTTATTGTAGCTTTGGCATATATTGTTTTTTCTGTTGTTCTAATCGAAAAACCACAATTTATCAACCCTTTTATAGGTGTTTTTTCATCAGAAAAACTTCATGAAAGTAAAATTGAAAAAGCCATTCAAGATTTAAATTCTAGTTCTATTTTAAATCTTGCAAAAATTTCTCATAAAGATTTTAACCTATCTTGGCATTATCAAGATGTTTCTTTTGTAGAACTAGATGCGGCTAAGAAGTTAATCATAGAAAACAAAGATAATATCTTAGATTTAAAAGAACAAAATTTAACCATAGCAACAGAATTTTTAGGTAAAAAATATACCGAAATTTCTAAAGCTATAAAGCAAGATAAAATCACGTCAAATGTCATAAAATCCACTAGCGTTTTATATAGTATTATACTTTTACTTTGTATATTTTCACTCCAAAAAACCGCACGTAAAAACTCCATAGTGCCAAGCTAA
- a CDS encoding monoheme c-type cytochrome: MKKIFITCLALASLVCAREEFFTSEVNSLYLSKNDTKAVGRLLPTNPFEVLKVEGDKALIKITGYVNPASASVLYYNDSQRIIVAAFSKNTKLDFKTYTKSKNGKWDKATIEVWADKKDFAKSDKEMFIKAKELYMNNCGICHSVHKESEFTANGWPATFRSMVNRTGIDKKDHWLVIQYLQKNAKDFKEAK; this comes from the coding sequence ATGAAAAAGATTTTCATCACATGTTTAGCACTAGCTTCTTTAGTATGTGCTAGGGAGGAATTTTTCACAAGTGAGGTTAATTCGCTTTACTTAAGCAAAAATGACACAAAAGCTGTTGGTAGACTACTACCTACAAATCCTTTTGAGGTGTTAAAAGTAGAAGGAGATAAAGCACTGATCAAAATCACAGGCTATGTTAATCCCGCTTCTGCTTCTGTGCTATACTATAATGATAGTCAAAGGATCATCGTAGCTGCATTTTCTAAAAATACAAAGCTTGATTTTAAAACTTACACAAAAAGCAAAAATGGCAAATGGGATAAAGCTACCATAGAAGTTTGGGCTGATAAGAAAGATTTTGCCAAAAGTGATAAAGAAATGTTTATAAAAGCCAAAGAACTTTATATGAACAACTGCGGAATTTGCCATAGCGTGCATAAAGAAAGTGAATTTACCGCTAATGGTTGGCCTGCTACGTTTAGATCAATGGTAAATCGAACAGGTATTGATAAAAAAGATCATTGGTTAGTGATACAGTATTTGCAAAAAAATGCAAAAGACTTCAAGGAGGCAAAATAA
- a CDS encoding molybdopterin guanine dinucleotide-containing S/N-oxide reductase, with protein sequence MGLDRRKFLKIGAGLSVLPLVPSLAMGKSVKASSINSGLVKNGTVITAAHWGILKLTIKDGVVVKSEPWEKVTQMDNPLQHYTPDMIYQSRVKYPYVRKSYLANPDSPKPELRGKEEFVRVSYDEAIKLIARELKKTREKKGTQAIFGGSYGWKSSGNMQNCRILLHRFLNVTGGFVGTTGDYSTGASQVIMPYVVGSIEVYEQQTSWENILEHSKCVVIWGANPLATLRIAWTSSDQRGLQYFEKLKNSKIKVICIDPIKTETAKFLNAQWIAPKPNTDVAMMLGMASHLIEKNKVNYEFLETYTSGFDKFKAYLDGKKDGVKKDVKWASKICGIDEKTIKSLAESFYDNPTMIMSGWGMQRVHHGEQPHWMLVTLASMIGQIGTKGGGFGLSYHYSNGGVPSCKGGVIGGITAGAVGIWENGKFKGLPKAGATQSGAEWLQNAASYSFPVARIADALLNPGKTIDNNGAKITYPDIDFIYWAGGNPLVHHQDTNTNVKAWQKPRTVVVNEIYWTPTAKMADIIMPATSSYERDDITMTGDYSNMNIAPMKQAVLPIGESKDDYEIFSDICKVYGDDVFNAYTENGKKAKDFIKEYYNSALKQTQAYGDVFETPMPSFEEFWAKNEPITFSPTIESMEWVRFSEFIEDPILNALGTESGLIEIYSNTIEKYNYKDCKAHPTWMEPIEWLGNATKEAPFHLLTNHPTNRLHSQMCHTSLRDKYAVKGREPILINPADAKKLGIKNGDVVRVFNKRGQTLAGAVVTKDIMPNVVRLCEGGWYDPDENGMCKYGNVNVLTIDMPTSELANGNISHTALVNIEKYNSSLPEVTAFSAPKGAQ encoded by the coding sequence ATGGGACTAGATAGAAGAAAATTTTTAAAAATCGGAGCGGGTTTAAGCGTGCTACCTTTGGTGCCTAGTTTGGCTATGGGTAAAAGTGTGAAAGCTTCTAGTATAAATTCAGGATTAGTAAAAAACGGCACAGTGATCACCGCAGCACATTGGGGAATTTTAAAACTTACTATCAAAGATGGAGTAGTTGTTAAAAGTGAGCCTTGGGAAAAGGTTACGCAAATGGACAATCCTTTGCAGCATTACACCCCTGATATGATCTATCAATCTCGTGTAAAATACCCTTATGTAAGAAAAAGCTACCTTGCAAACCCTGACAGCCCAAAACCAGAGCTTAGAGGTAAAGAAGAATTTGTTCGTGTGAGCTATGATGAGGCGATCAAGCTGATCGCTAGAGAGCTTAAAAAAACAAGAGAGAAAAAAGGCACTCAAGCGATTTTTGGCGGTAGCTATGGTTGGAAATCAAGCGGAAATATGCAAAATTGTAGAATTTTACTGCATAGGTTTTTAAATGTAACCGGTGGGTTTGTCGGAACTACGGGCGATTACTCAACCGGTGCTTCTCAAGTGATCATGCCTTATGTTGTAGGGTCTATTGAAGTATATGAGCAGCAAACATCTTGGGAAAACATCTTAGAGCATTCTAAATGCGTTGTCATTTGGGGTGCCAACCCTCTTGCAACCTTAAGGATAGCGTGGACTTCAAGCGATCAAAGAGGTTTGCAGTATTTTGAAAAATTAAAAAATAGCAAAATCAAGGTTATTTGTATAGATCCTATCAAAACAGAAACTGCTAAATTTTTAAACGCGCAATGGATCGCACCTAAGCCAAATACCGATGTTGCTATGATGCTTGGTATGGCTAGTCACTTGATCGAGAAAAATAAAGTAAATTATGAATTCTTAGAAACCTATACTAGTGGTTTTGATAAATTTAAAGCATATTTAGATGGTAAAAAAGATGGTGTAAAAAAAGATGTAAAATGGGCAAGTAAAATTTGTGGAATCGATGAAAAAACAATCAAATCTCTTGCTGAAAGCTTCTATGATAATCCTACTATGATCATGAGTGGTTGGGGTATGCAAAGGGTACACCATGGCGAACAACCTCACTGGATGTTGGTCACTCTTGCTTCAATGATCGGGCAAATTGGCACCAAAGGAGGTGGCTTTGGCTTAAGCTATCATTACAGTAATGGTGGCGTTCCTTCGTGTAAAGGTGGAGTGATCGGAGGGATCACTGCTGGTGCTGTGGGAATTTGGGAAAATGGAAAATTTAAAGGTCTTCCAAAAGCAGGTGCTACTCAAAGTGGTGCTGAATGGCTACAAAATGCCGCTAGCTACTCTTTTCCTGTAGCTAGGATAGCAGATGCCTTGCTTAACCCTGGCAAAACCATAGACAACAATGGAGCAAAGATCACTTACCCTGATATAGACTTTATATACTGGGCGGGTGGAAATCCTCTTGTACACCACCAAGATACCAATACAAACGTAAAAGCATGGCAAAAACCAAGAACGGTAGTGGTAAATGAAATTTACTGGACTCCAACAGCCAAAATGGCAGATATCATCATGCCTGCTACGAGTTCTTACGAAAGAGATGATATCACTATGACAGGAGATTATTCTAATATGAATATCGCTCCGATGAAACAAGCAGTTTTACCTATAGGCGAGAGTAAAGATGACTATGAAATTTTTTCAGATATTTGCAAAGTATATGGAGATGATGTATTTAATGCTTATACCGAAAATGGCAAAAAAGCTAAAGATTTCATCAAAGAATACTACAATAGCGCTTTAAAACAAACTCAAGCTTATGGAGATGTTTTTGAAACACCTATGCCTAGTTTTGAAGAGTTTTGGGCAAAAAATGAGCCGATTACTTTTTCTCCAACCATAGAAAGCATGGAGTGGGTTAGATTTTCAGAGTTTATCGAAGATCCTATTTTAAATGCACTAGGCACCGAATCAGGCTTGATAGAAATTTACTCTAATACTATCGAAAAATACAACTATAAAGACTGCAAAGCACACCCTACATGGATGGAGCCGATAGAATGGTTAGGAAATGCCACTAAAGAAGCACCTTTTCATCTTTTAACCAATCACCCAACCAACAGACTGCATTCGCAAATGTGCCATACATCATTACGCGATAAATACGCAGTGAAAGGAAGAGAGCCTATTTTGATCAATCCTGCTGATGCTAAAAAGCTAGGCATTAAAAATGGCGATGTTGTAAGAGTGTTTAACAAAAGAGGTCAAACCCTAGCGGGCGCTGTGGTAACAAAAGACATCATGCCAAATGTAGTAAGACTTTGTGAAGGTGGCTGGTACGATCCTGATGAAAATGGCATGTGTAAGTATGGTAATGTGAATGTTTTAACCATAGATATGCCAACTTCTGAACTTGCAAATGGCAATATCTCGCATACAGCTTTAGTAAACATAGAAAAGTATAATTCTTCTTTACCAGAAGTTACGGCGTTTTCTGCTCCAAAAGGCGCACAGTAA
- a CDS encoding type IIS restriction/modification enzyme, translating into MNVLILNEKDFFNPYYRKKQITQNEFDTFCKALTQYLERLENSQSENEDYLVANALNPFLTTLNFKTHIKTKQKGKSEIDLAIAKDELSKDLEVLIEAKKPNSKEFITHTKPNSKALHEAILYYFRNREHSFSLKFIIITDFYKFYIFKASEFEELFYKNTSFKKLFEEFQSPNSLFKGNTDEFYKEASKLIENSKESLKGFFIDLAFLKDKQKSNFKNLASIFKTFHKDFLLNEFSPNDANSLNNAFYKELLYILGLSESKQLSKFIITQSEQSKQAQGTLYHLIASKLPKHDFEEVLKFIILWLNRILFLKLIESNLIRFNDDKTLKFLNYEKIPNFTTLSHLFFDILAKEKHTRAQSKFSYLPYLNSSLFEKQTIEKTILEIATLENDALLEYHPHTQLKDDKGKSKKGKVGLLEYLFEFLDSFDFGADEQSEELIKQKELINSSVLGNVFEKLNGYKEGSFYTPSFITSYMCKASIEKVVIDKFNHTFKLDATKLSELRTQLRQEKIPQEQKLALLNSIRICDPAVGSGHFLVSALNAMLMVHYELGLFEEDFYLSVQNDEILVQNHKGQFLEYKRPDFDKDKTHLCQKELFERKKDIIENNLFGVDINPNSCEITKLRLWIELLKHSFYESFDDTNYHDLKTLPNIDINIKCGNSLISYFEIHKSLSHYPNIKERMDKYKRIVKDYKEGFYTDKTLIAKEIKNLKESFKNFCLKDKFAKEIKQLTNGANEYSKKYGDFLAQDEKDENFRAFFSKNMFEFDFDESAAKKEFKKLKKLYESIFDLESANPFEWRFEFSEVLDEGGSFQGFDLIIGNPPYIRIQGLDKNLSQYYKKHFKVVSKNYDIYILFVEQCFKLIKNKGTIAFIMPHKWINADFGLNLREFAKDKISKIISFEEFQVFDVSTYTALQWFENNSSHLKFIQTDKNINSKEEMSNFIFNLQEEDFKIIDNKKLSSSFWSFEENLNQEIFSKINQHILVKDLFRVFVGLQTSKDSVYFLKDCKENENLVKGYSKELNKEVEIEKEILKPLLMGDSFHRYEKPISNSMVLFPYYKQDDVNTKAKMSLYDEKELKAKFPKAWSYLKECENVLRARENGRLSNDDLWWRYIYPKNQTLFDKEKLLCPDICNNTHFAFDDLGKFYFTTTIYGYVKNEEYKNLDYKYLIAILNSSLTWWFLQKTSVVMRGGFYRIKPAYIEKFCIPKINSKNEKLANELISLVDEILVLKEQDKNANTKTQEDKINSIVYKLYNLNEEEIKIIEGK; encoded by the coding sequence ATGAATGTATTGATTTTAAACGAAAAAGATTTTTTCAACCCTTACTACCGCAAAAAGCAAATCACACAAAATGAATTTGACACTTTTTGCAAAGCTTTAACGCAATATCTAGAAAGGCTTGAAAACTCACAAAGCGAAAACGAAGACTACCTAGTCGCCAATGCACTTAACCCATTTTTAACCACGCTAAATTTCAAAACCCACATCAAAACCAAACAAAAAGGCAAAAGCGAGATCGACTTAGCCATCGCTAAAGATGAGCTTAGCAAAGACTTAGAAGTTCTCATCGAAGCTAAAAAGCCCAACTCAAAAGAATTCATCACCCACACAAAGCCAAATTCCAAAGCTTTACATGAAGCCATTTTGTATTATTTTAGAAATAGAGAGCATAGCTTTAGTTTGAAATTTATCATCATCACAGACTTTTATAAATTTTACATTTTCAAAGCTAGTGAGTTTGAAGAGCTTTTTTATAAAAACACAAGCTTTAAAAAGCTTTTTGAAGAATTTCAAAGCCCAAATTCACTTTTTAAAGGCAACACCGATGAATTTTACAAAGAAGCAAGCAAACTCATAGAAAATTCTAAAGAAAGCTTAAAAGGCTTTTTTATCGATTTAGCATTTTTAAAAGACAAGCAAAAGTCAAATTTTAAAAACCTAGCAAGCATTTTTAAAACTTTCCACAAAGACTTTTTGCTAAATGAATTTAGCCCAAATGACGCAAACTCATTAAACAATGCATTCTATAAAGAGCTTTTATATATCTTGGGTTTAAGCGAGAGCAAACAGCTTTCTAAATTCATCATCACACAAAGTGAGCAAAGCAAACAAGCCCAAGGCACGCTTTATCATCTCATAGCGAGCAAGCTTCCAAAGCATGACTTTGAAGAGGTGTTAAAATTCATCATACTTTGGCTAAATCGCATTTTATTTTTAAAGCTTATCGAGTCTAATTTGATTAGGTTTAACGATGATAAAACCCTTAAATTTCTAAACTATGAAAAAATTCCAAATTTCACCACCCTTTCACATCTTTTCTTTGATATCTTAGCTAAAGAAAAGCACACAAGAGCGCAGAGTAAATTTAGCTATTTGCCTTATTTAAATTCATCGCTTTTTGAAAAGCAAACCATCGAAAAAACCATACTAGAAATCGCTACTTTAGAAAATGACGCTTTGCTAGAGTACCACCCACACACGCAGTTAAAAGATGACAAAGGAAAAAGTAAAAAAGGCAAAGTAGGTTTGCTTGAGTATTTGTTTGAGTTTTTAGACAGCTTTGACTTTGGAGCAGATGAGCAAAGCGAAGAACTCATCAAGCAAAAAGAACTCATCAACTCAAGCGTTTTAGGAAATGTCTTTGAAAAGCTAAATGGCTACAAAGAAGGCAGTTTTTACACCCCAAGCTTTATCACTTCATATATGTGTAAAGCAAGCATAGAAAAAGTCGTGATTGATAAGTTTAACCATACTTTTAAGCTAGATGCCACCAAGCTAAGCGAGCTAAGAACCCAGCTACGCCAAGAAAAAATCCCTCAAGAACAAAAACTAGCTTTGCTAAATTCCATACGCATTTGCGATCCTGCGGTGGGAAGTGGGCATTTTTTAGTTTCAGCTTTAAATGCCATGCTTATGGTGCATTATGAGCTTGGTTTGTTTGAAGAGGACTTTTACCTAAGCGTGCAAAATGATGAAATTTTAGTGCAAAATCACAAAGGCCAGTTTTTAGAGTATAAACGCCCTGATTTTGACAAAGACAAAACCCACCTTTGCCAAAAAGAACTTTTTGAGCGTAAAAAAGACATCATAGAAAACAACCTTTTTGGAGTAGATATCAACCCAAACTCATGCGAGATCACTAAACTAAGGCTTTGGATAGAGCTTTTAAAACACAGCTTTTATGAAAGCTTTGATGATACAAACTATCATGATCTTAAAACCCTACCAAACATCGATATCAACATAAAATGTGGGAATTCGCTTATAAGCTACTTTGAAATTCACAAAAGCCTTTCTCACTACCCCAACATCAAAGAACGCATGGATAAATACAAACGCATAGTCAAAGACTACAAAGAAGGCTTTTACACCGACAAAACTCTCATCGCAAAAGAGATCAAAAACCTCAAAGAGTCTTTTAAAAATTTCTGCTTAAAAGACAAATTTGCCAAAGAGATCAAGCAACTTACCAACGGCGCTAATGAATACTCTAAAAAATACGGCGATTTTTTAGCACAAGATGAAAAAGATGAGAATTTTAGAGCATTTTTCTCTAAAAATATGTTTGAATTTGACTTTGATGAAAGTGCCGCTAAGAAAGAATTTAAAAAGCTTAAAAAGCTTTATGAGAGTATATTTGACTTAGAAAGTGCAAATCCTTTTGAATGGCGTTTTGAATTTAGCGAAGTGCTTGATGAGGGTGGGAGCTTTCAAGGTTTTGATCTCATTATCGGTAACCCACCTTATATAAGAATACAAGGGTTAGATAAAAATTTATCGCAGTATTATAAAAAACATTTTAAAGTGGTAAGTAAAAATTATGATATATATATTTTGTTTGTAGAGCAATGTTTTAAGCTTATAAAAAATAAAGGAACAATCGCTTTTATAATGCCTCATAAATGGATTAATGCTGATTTTGGATTAAATTTAAGAGAATTTGCAAAAGATAAGATTAGCAAGATTATATCTTTTGAGGAATTTCAGGTTTTTGATGTTTCAACATATACCGCTTTACAATGGTTTGAAAATAATTCTTCGCATTTGAAATTTATTCAAACGGATAAAAATATTAACTCAAAAGAAGAAATGTCAAATTTTATTTTTAATTTACAAGAAGAAGATTTTAAAATTATAGACAATAAAAAACTATCTTCATCATTTTGGAGTTTTGAAGAAAATTTAAATCAAGAAATTTTCTCAAAAATTAATCAACATATATTGGTAAAGGATTTATTTAGGGTTTTTGTAGGCTTGCAAACAAGCAAAGATAGTGTTTATTTTTTAAAAGATTGCAAAGAAAATGAAAATCTAGTTAAAGGATATTCTAAAGAGCTTAATAAGGAAGTGGAGATAGAAAAAGAAATTTTAAAACCACTTTTAATGGGTGATAGTTTTCATAGATATGAAAAACCTATTTCAAATTCAATGGTTTTATTTCCTTATTATAAACAAGATGATGTAAATACTAAAGCAAAAATGTCTCTTTATGATGAAAAGGAATTAAAAGCTAAATTTCCAAAAGCTTGGAGTTATTTAAAAGAGTGTGAAAATGTTTTAAGAGCAAGAGAAAACGGAAGATTATCTAATGATGATTTATGGTGGAGATATATTTATCCAAAAAATCAAACATTATTCGATAAAGAAAAATTACTTTGTCCAGATATTTGTAATAATACTCATTTTGCTTTTGATGATCTTGGAAAATTTTATTTCACTACAACTATTTATGGTTATGTTAAAAATGAAGAATATAAAAATTTAGATTATAAGTATTTAATAGCTATTTTAAATTCATCATTAACTTGGTGGTTTTTGCAAAAAACTAGTGTTGTGATGAGAGGTGGATTTTATAGGATTAAGCCAGCTTATATAGAAAAATTTTGCATACCAAAAATAAATTCTAAAAATGAAAAATTAGCAAACGAGCTTATAAGCTTAGTCGATGAGATTTTAGTTTTAAAAGAACAAGACAAAAACGCAAACACCAAAACCCAAGAAGATAAAATAAACTCTATCGTTTACAAACTTTACAACCTAAACGAAGAAGAAATAAAAATCATTGAAGGAAAATAA